A genomic region of Oceaniferula marina contains the following coding sequences:
- a CDS encoding sulfatase, producing the protein MKCMRIIGASLIALHAGVSSLSAEVQSKPNVLFIAVDDLNDWIGCLGGNEQSITPNFDRLAASGMLFSNAHCVAPACNPSRTATMTGRAPWKSAVYANIQKMREVLPQETILPKYFSSHGYWAGGSGKMLHYFIDAGSWHEYFPKQETENPFPFTMYPKERPVSLPRGGAWQYVETDWGPIDTTDKAFGGDYLVANWVSEKLLKKHEKPFFLACGIYRPHEPWFVPKKYFDKFPLKDIKLPPGYKEDDLDDLPKAGKARGANRYFAHIRKHKQWKRGVQGYLASINFADTMLGHVLDSLEKGPNKDNTIVVLWSDHGWHLGEKQHWQKYTAWRATTRVPLMVKVPKEISKALPHGVTPGGVCDDPVSLLSIFPTLTELCDLPAKPNIDGVSIVPLLKNPMLKTGRLAVTCLERPKAFGLSDRDWRYIHYPDGSEELYYISKDPYEWNNLANKPEHKQKLVYFRENSPKDFIPIPKQSYHTYPSMKWVPFKGSKPPVSKPDGGRKEIVFINRKAQTIFLYRLNADGTEIKKARVFPEKHYVTSDLPGGVWVVKDRAGKILGHFQVGDRKAKGVIPAQG; encoded by the coding sequence ATGAAATGCATGCGAATCATCGGAGCCTCCCTCATAGCACTACATGCTGGCGTGAGTTCACTATCTGCAGAGGTTCAAAGCAAGCCTAACGTCCTTTTTATTGCTGTAGATGATCTGAATGACTGGATCGGTTGTCTTGGTGGCAATGAACAATCCATAACTCCAAACTTTGACCGTCTCGCAGCAAGCGGGATGTTGTTTTCTAACGCACATTGCGTTGCTCCAGCATGTAACCCGTCTAGGACGGCGACCATGACAGGACGTGCACCTTGGAAATCAGCTGTTTACGCCAATATTCAAAAAATGAGAGAGGTGTTGCCTCAAGAGACGATTTTGCCGAAGTACTTTTCCTCACATGGTTATTGGGCAGGTGGATCCGGTAAGATGCTCCACTACTTTATCGATGCAGGTTCATGGCATGAGTATTTTCCAAAGCAAGAGACAGAGAACCCGTTCCCATTTACGATGTATCCAAAGGAACGTCCTGTCTCGTTACCTAGGGGAGGAGCCTGGCAATATGTGGAAACCGATTGGGGGCCGATTGATACCACGGACAAAGCATTTGGAGGAGACTATCTCGTCGCAAATTGGGTGAGTGAAAAGCTGCTGAAGAAACATGAGAAGCCGTTCTTTCTCGCTTGCGGAATCTACCGACCGCATGAGCCGTGGTTTGTGCCTAAAAAATACTTTGATAAGTTCCCCCTCAAAGACATCAAACTCCCTCCTGGTTATAAGGAGGATGATTTGGATGACCTGCCAAAAGCAGGGAAGGCACGCGGCGCCAATCGATACTTTGCTCATATCCGGAAGCACAAACAATGGAAACGTGGAGTCCAGGGCTACCTGGCATCAATTAACTTTGCAGACACCATGCTAGGCCATGTGTTAGACTCCTTGGAAAAGGGGCCAAACAAGGACAACACCATCGTTGTTCTTTGGTCTGACCACGGATGGCATCTTGGAGAAAAGCAACATTGGCAAAAATACACAGCCTGGCGCGCAACCACCCGTGTCCCCCTCATGGTGAAAGTGCCCAAAGAAATTTCAAAGGCGCTGCCACACGGAGTGACTCCCGGTGGTGTGTGTGATGATCCTGTCAGCTTGCTGAGTATTTTTCCAACGCTTACAGAGCTTTGCGACCTGCCAGCGAAACCCAATATTGACGGGGTGAGCATCGTTCCCTTGTTAAAAAACCCAATGCTGAAGACGGGGCGGCTCGCGGTGACCTGCTTGGAGCGACCAAAGGCGTTTGGCCTAAGTGATCGCGATTGGCGTTACATTCACTATCCGGACGGTTCCGAGGAGCTTTACTACATCAGTAAAGACCCCTACGAATGGAATAACCTGGCGAATAAACCTGAGCATAAGCAAAAGCTGGTTTATTTCCGCGAAAATTCACCCAAAGACTTCATTCCTATTCCAAAGCAGAGTTACCATACATACCCCTCCATGAAGTGGGTTCCATTCAAGGGCTCAAAGCCCCCTGTATCCAAGCCTGATGGTGGCAGAAAGGAGATCGTTTTCATCAACAGAAAGGCACAAACTATCTTTCTTTATCGATTGAACGCCGACGGCACAGAGATCAAAAAGGCAAGAGTTTTCCCTGAAAAACATTACGTTACGAGTGACCTACCAGGCGGGGTTTGGGTTGTGAAAGATCGTGCAGGCAAGATTTTGGGCCATTTTCAAGTCGGAGACCGTAAGGCGAAAGGTGTGATTCCTGCCCAGGGGTAA
- a CDS encoding LacI family DNA-binding transcriptional regulator: MANKRVRLKDIAKAAGTSMMSLSHVLNGSGVGRVSESKERACHIIKIANEMDYIPNHVARALRRASTQVIGTLIRGAVSLLPGVDYAIIGWGNAAVCDYMNPRLSSVGLDLPTVMRLALQSFLKGTDAEIFQVHPLFIKRETHQIKS; encoded by the coding sequence ATGGCAAATAAACGAGTCAGACTAAAGGATATTGCAAAGGCCGCCGGCACATCGATGATGTCTTTGTCACATGTGCTTAACGGCTCCGGAGTTGGCAGGGTAAGTGAGAGTAAGGAACGAGCATGCCATATCATCAAAATAGCCAATGAAATGGATTACATTCCCAACCATGTAGCACGTGCGTTGCGGAGGGCATCAACACAGGTCATAGGCACACTGATCAGGGGGGCTGTGTCACTCTTGCCAGGAGTTGACTACGCCATTATCGGATGGGGCAATGCCGCGGTATGTGACTATATGAACCCTAGACTGAGTTCCGTCGGGCTAGATTTGCCGACTGTGATGCGTCTAGCGCTCCAATCATTTTTAAAAGGAACGGATGCTGAGATTTTTCAAGTCCACCCTCTGTTCATCAAACGCGAAACACATCAAATAAAATCATGA
- a CDS encoding class I SAM-dependent RNA methyltransferase, which yields MRRPKKFHPFPFDYHQEIEVEISSLSNLGVGIGRIQLDDPAQEPSEENNPGWVVFVPHTLPGEKVLARIFRNDKSHSQADLVRVIEASPDRLAPQCPLFGKCGGCQYQHLSYEKQLAWKTRQVEELLEHMADVHVSVSPAVASPKQWGYRSKITPHFKRPRDGKIGDIGFLLAGQRSHLVDVPQCPIAMEEINAALPGIREQTRAQAKNYKKDATLLLRATEGRVETNHRSPISETVTTDDRAITFHFLAGDFFQNNPFILPSFTGYVAEQASSGGAKFLVDAYCGSGLFSLCLAHKFEKVAGVEVSETAADWARRNAALNQIENTSFLAASAEAIFADITFPADETAVVIDPPRKGCNQEFLDQLFAFGPGKVVYVSCNPATQMRDLKEFIRAGYQLTEVQPFDLFPQTRHLECVIVLEKA from the coding sequence ATGCGCAGGCCTAAGAAATTCCACCCCTTCCCTTTTGACTACCATCAGGAAATTGAAGTTGAAATCTCCAGCTTGAGTAATTTAGGCGTTGGGATTGGCAGGATCCAGCTTGATGATCCGGCTCAAGAACCTTCCGAGGAAAACAATCCAGGGTGGGTTGTGTTTGTGCCTCACACATTACCAGGAGAAAAGGTGCTGGCCCGGATTTTTCGCAATGACAAAAGCCATAGTCAGGCGGATTTGGTGCGTGTGATCGAAGCTTCACCAGATCGACTCGCTCCCCAATGCCCGCTTTTTGGTAAATGCGGTGGTTGTCAATACCAGCACCTTTCCTATGAAAAGCAATTAGCCTGGAAAACCCGCCAGGTCGAGGAGTTGCTTGAACACATGGCAGATGTCCATGTGTCGGTCTCTCCTGCGGTAGCATCTCCGAAGCAGTGGGGATACCGGTCAAAAATCACCCCCCATTTCAAGCGGCCTCGCGATGGAAAAATCGGGGACATTGGTTTCTTGCTTGCCGGCCAGCGTAGTCATCTCGTTGACGTCCCCCAATGCCCGATCGCCATGGAGGAAATCAACGCCGCCTTACCTGGCATTCGGGAGCAAACGAGGGCTCAGGCAAAAAACTATAAAAAGGATGCCACGCTATTGTTGCGGGCTACCGAAGGTCGGGTAGAAACCAACCACCGCAGCCCTATTTCGGAAACCGTTACAACTGATGATCGAGCTATCACCTTTCATTTTCTTGCCGGTGACTTTTTCCAAAACAACCCGTTTATTTTACCCTCGTTCACTGGATACGTGGCAGAACAAGCCTCATCGGGAGGGGCCAAATTTCTGGTGGACGCCTACTGCGGCTCCGGGCTGTTTTCCCTCTGCCTGGCGCATAAGTTTGAAAAGGTCGCGGGCGTGGAAGTCTCGGAAACGGCCGCTGACTGGGCCCGGCGCAACGCCGCTCTCAACCAGATCGAAAACACCTCGTTTTTGGCCGCGAGCGCCGAAGCCATCTTTGCCGATATCACCTTCCCGGCTGACGAAACCGCGGTTGTCATCGACCCCCCACGCAAGGGCTGCAACCAGGAGTTTCTCGATCAACTGTTCGCTTTTGGTCCTGGAAAGGTTGTTTATGTTTCCTGCAATCCGGCAACCCAAATGCGGGACCTCAAGGAATTTATCCGAGCGGGTTATCAGTTAACCGAAGTTCAGCCCTTCGATCTGTTTCCTCAGACTCGGCACTTGGAATGTGTCATTGTTCTGGAAAAAGCTTAG